The segment tgtttatatggactaacttatttttctaacaattttaAGAATCATTCTCGTGATGATATGTGAGTACGAAAATACGAtaggattaatatataggggatatgacaaaaaaatttgGGCTTTTTATTTATTGCGGGCCAGGGTAACAGATTTTGTTTATCATTGTTCGTACTCTTCTTGTTCCTTGTGGATGCTTACTAATCGTAGGTTAGGTTGCTATATGTGGATGATTATTAGATGCAGGCCCGGCCCAGTTTATAATACTGCCTAAAGTAAAAAAGCTATTTGGCTCCCTACTCAATTCGAACCCGGACCTAAATGCACAAGATTGAGGAACAAAACCACTAGACTACGGACAACGCTCTGCAATTACTATGCCCTTAATTGTTATTGTATTTTTCCGCCTAAAGCCCTAGCTTCACGAGCTTTAAGGGCCGGCACTGATTAGGTAGATGGAATATAATTACTTTCATTTTaattaatagttttgtttggtttaaGAGTTGTAATAGACTGTATATTGATAGTTCTTTAAGTCGGTGGGGACCTGAAGTAGTGATGTGTGTCTTCGTTTTTGGTTTGTTGGGAAGGGAAAAAGGTGAGCCCACAGTGTTGAAGTCGGTTAACCCCTATGGTTGAGGTGGTTCTCTTTTCGCTAAGGCTGCGTACGTGGGGAGGTTATCTGCGACGGCACTAATAAGAGCTTGAGATGTAAGATATCGCTTAAAGTTGATGCTATTTTTGAGCCATTGCGTGTGGAATTAACAGATTGAATGTGGTTATTTTGTTGTAAGTGCTATTTAACGGGATCGTGTGGAAACCTTTTCTTTCTGGCTTAACAGCGGTGGAACGTAACAAAAGGAGCTGATAAATATTATAAGTATTGACTAACTCGTGCAAGTGAAAAATGATTAGCTTCATTGTAACCTGGgctttgtttttaatcttcttgAGAATGTGTTATGTTTTGATTCTTTCTGGCGTCATTTTAAATTAGTTGGAGGGACCTGTCGACTGTCGTTGGTTTGAACAAAAGGGTAACATGTTTGTTTTTCATAaacaaagatttttttaatgttttgaaaAGAAGTAGTAAGTTAGGAATTTGTTTATGAAGGTGTGCTTTTAATAAAACTTGTAACGAAAGGAAACTGCGGGTTTTGTACAGAAGGAGATGATTTGGGAATAATTCTTACAGATTGCTTCAAAGTGTATGAGGGCAAAGTTTTTTGTTGCTGAGCTGTTCTGTTGATATGTaaggtaaaaaataaaaatgtgtcGATGGATGTCATATTTGGAACTCCATCGGTTCGATGTGAGGATTATCTTTGAGAATATTGTTATCCTCAGCTTCAACTTAACATAATTGTTATAATCTCAGGGTGTGATCTTAAATAACTCAGCCAATAATAGGAGGGACAAACTCTTTTCAATTTAAACTCTTAAAATTGATATAACTAAAGTCTAAAACAAAAGCATTCAGGATTACATCTCAAACATAAAATGACAATAGCCAGATCACAGTATCACACAGGGTTCGTGTACTTTTTTGGACTGACTCTTAAAAATAAGGATAGCAAATGTGTTTTCAGACTCTGTTGTAAGCGCTAAATCTCCATTCGTGGAGCTCTAAGGTGTGACGGGTTCTTGGAAACAGAAGTTTCATCATCGGAGCTACCAATTGCATCAGTCTGAGAAGGTTGTGCAGATGGGGGTCCACCAGAGTTTGTCCAATTGCAGGATCATCATCTCTACATGTGGTGTTGTCCGGGAAACTCTTCTTCAGCATAGGAGTTGGCTGATGAGATTTTCTGACAGCGCCAGGCATGTCCTCATCGGGATAGTCATCACCACCCTGTCAGTTTCGATTTACAGAGATTAGTGTTGTACTTTTGTGATCGTTGAAATGTTTAATCAACATAGAATACAAACCTGGTCCACAAAAGCAAGCACATGTGGATGCTGGTTGCTCTCAAAAATTCTGGACGTAGTAAATGATTGATGCTTGGGGGAGAATTGATGTGTGCGTGGTATTTTAGGATGAACACGTTGAGAAACCACGATGTAGTTGTCAGAACATAGAGCTTTGTAGACAATAGGATTGTAAGAGATAAAATCACATAGCATAAGAGATAAGAGGAGATAGAGAGCTAAGCGTAAGAGTAGTTTTggattttgaacaaaaaaaatgcatGGTGTAAAAGGCATGTGACTACTTATTGCTCCCTTCGTGTGTATGGCTCCTGCTAAGTTATGCGCAACCTTTGCGTCTGCGTGTGTGAAAGTTGTTTTGTAGTTATGGATTTAATTTGTAAAAAGAAAGAATACAAACAAAAACGTGGGTGTAGTATAGCTAGGTCAAAAATTCAATTTCCTTTACTAATTTAGTTTcgttctaaatttttttatttaaaaaatattagtagttggcaaattttttttttttgagacaaACTAGAGAGGACGGCATAATACATATGTAGTGTAAATAACAACGGataaaaacaacaaagaaaaaGGAACACCAAAACAAAGAGCAAATACTGGAGAAATAGAATAGAATAAGATGATGAGAAAAATAAAACCTAGGAAATGGCTAAGGCGATCCGTGCAGCCTCCTCTGAAGTCCATTTCTGGAGTGTATTTTAAGATGAAACCCCATGAAACCACACCCACGATGCCTGTAAAGCCGTAGCAAATAACTAACAGCAACATATCTCCAGGGATGGGGAGTTTGTGATGTCTCACATACAGAAACGTCGTGACATTGAAGGCCAACAAAAGAATGTGCATCATAATGTCGTAAATAAAGTACTTGCTCTTCCTACACCCGCCagacataatatatatataaatcaaacaaTTCACCAGACATGGATGTGTTAATACAAATATCTAATTTgtataagaaaacaaaaggaaaaagtattaacacttgaacttgataCTCACCACCATAGATGATGACGACTACTTCGAGATTCAACGTCGGTAGAAGAATTCATGACTTAATTTGAGTtacgtcaaaaaaaaagaaggtgtAATCATGTACATATATACCAAGAAGCTTTGGGTCTGTTCCCTAGGTATCTTAACGGAGTTTGACTGATTCTTCGGGATTCTTGGGGTCCACTTCGATTACGATCAGTTAGTGTAATTAATCGAGTTTTATTTGAAACTAGGTAATTGAGAAAATGCAAAAAACAGAAAActtgttaaaaattaataaatggcCCATGCAGTTCCAAGTGGATATATTCTATCAATTGGTCCGCTCTTAGTTGGGTCAACTACTGGCCCATGGGTTTTCGACGAATTTCAAAGAAAGCCAGTGCTCCACCAAAAAAAAGGCATCAAAGCTCGAGCAAAATGCGCTACTTAAATACAACGtttaatttgtatttaaaaCATTGACGAAAAAAGAAGTCGTCTCAAGCTGGATCGAGAGTGGTGTTTGGAGGAGTAACAACCGCTGGTTGTTTGAGTTTGGTGCAGTTCTTTTACGTAAAAATTACCGCTCGGACTCGTTAGTCTGTGACAATGCAAGTTGCGTTACCTTTGCTTAAAGACGATATGTCAATGTAATAAGAAACTTTATGATAATTTTTCGAATTTTAGTGGACTTCTCAAACTATTATTTGTctcttcaaaaacaaaatacataCAGGCAGTTTGATTAGTATGGCAAAGATTTAATTTAGGCTGTTTCCTGGTTGGTCTGTGAGATCGAATGTTGTGGAATATGAACATAACTATGTTGTGGCAGTAGAGCTACCAAGAGCCAGTATCAATGATACAAGAGTGGAGGTTGACAAACATAAAGTAACTAATACGCATCTTCTCACATGTTTTCAGTAAATTCCTATTACTCACACTTCTATGAATGCATTCCGTAACAAACATACTGACCGTGCTTCTACAGCTTGACTGTGACAGGTAGACGCATAACTATCTATCTAAACGTTgatgcaggcaccaaaggttcAATTCAAAATTTCCTGGCCACTTCCTAGGAATGTAAACAAGGATAACGTTTCTGCTGAATTAAGTAGAAACTATAGTTCTCCACAATCCAACATTATGATTCTTGATTGAGTTTTAGCTAGTGCACACCTAACAAGTAGTGGTTTTAGACTAGTCACTAGCTATATATATGCTACCTAGAATTTGTCCAAGTTTCATACAGAGCACTAGCAACCTAATATTATAGCCATTTGGAGCAGGGATGACACAATGTGCATAATATATGATATCTGTATGgaggaagaaagaaaaacaatagtTCATGAAAGATATGTAGAAtagtttggttttatttaaaacagATTGCAGACAAGCATGCCCACAGTTGATAGAGTAAAACAACCCATCAATATTAAAGAAAACCAAGgctagaaaaataaaacaaaaaaaaatcccagTTCCATCTAAATAAATCCTAAAAGCTGGAAAAAAATCTCAAACTAGCAATAATTATTGTAGTAAATCCGGAAGCTGACCAAGGTAATCAGCAGCATACGGTGTCTGATACGGGTATGCGAATGTGCTCGACGGTACATGATTAAGCTGATCGACATACATACCATTATCATAAGACATCCACGGAACAGCTAAATGGTTCCAGAAGAGAACCTGATTATTATGATCATAGCTTGGCATGTAACCATTATGGAAGATCATATCCGAAGAAGGATATGAAACTAGATTCTGCTGGCACATCATAGGCATAGAGACCGAAGAAGGCATGGTTGTGGTGGTGGTAGTAGCAGTAACCATCATTCTTTTCCCAATTCCATAGAGCATCCCTTTAGCAAACTTAGAGTCTTCAAACACATGTCTGAGCTTGATAAACACAAGTGCGGTCATTAAACTGTCTGAACCTGCATGGTGCGCTCTTCCCACACGTGGGATATTGAGAAGCTGAGCTAGTTTAGATAAACCGAGGTGTTCACCGAGCCCGTCGCAGTATCCAGCCATCACCTTCAAGTCGTAAACTTCGCCAAAGACTCTCACAACCTCTGATGCAAATTCCCCTCGAGTCTCAGGTAATTTTCCATAGTTGAGAATAGACAGTACGTAAGCAAAGTCGTACGCTCCTTGGAATGCGACGAACTCGACGTGGTCCACGTGCTTCTGGGAGTAGAGGGCTGACAAAAACTTCGGGAAAAAGTTATATTTAAACATATCCACTCCTTCGCTCCTAATCTTGTTCAAGTCCACGCCGTGTTTCTTCAGAAAATCGATCGAGTTCTCGTTGCGCGTGTCCGAGGGGTCACCAAAGTTGGAGAAATTAATCTCCCACACGCCGCCAATCTCTCCCTTCGCGTTGAACAAAGTGAAGCCGCATTGGATCAGCTTTGACGATTCGACGTTAACTTTCATGGTTTTGTAGCAATCATCGTCCGATGAGTGTAGGTATGTCCGGTGCATGATCCCAGGGTACTCTGTATCAAAAGCTATCTTTGGATATAGCTTAAGACATTCCTTCAAACAAGCCAGCTCTTGATCAACGTTCTCCGCCCATACTGTCCTCGTCCATGGTACTGGTCCTAAGCGGTGATGATGATTCACGTTCATCGGTTCTGttgcagaagaagaaaaaatctaGGGCTCTTTGTTTAGGAGGAAGAGGCATGAGAATACGATAAGTCTGCTTTGATTTGTAACCTTTAGGGTTCTTGATTTATAAGgtagatttatttttatcttttccttttttctttttaattaataaaatcggTATACCTCAGTTTCCTTATTTATTGGGTATTATCtctgatatataattaataagatGTTTATCATAGCTTGCTCcccaattaatttttaaaaaaaaactttgagtGAGTTGTGATCTCTCGTATCTGAGCTGTTCAAATCCGCTCCAATTTtggatattctttttttttaatgataatgAGTTAGATTTTAGAAATTATCCTTTCTTCATTAAACTAAATTGTAGAAATATAGCTTTACTTGtcgtccaaaaaaaaaaagaaatctagCTTtacttaacaaaaataaaataaaaattcatacaaAAAGGCAACTTTGAGATAAGTAACAAAAGTCTTGGAAAAAACAGATCAGAGAAATCGAGTTACCAATGACGATCGAGAAGGTGGTGGTTCATCCACTTGTCTTGCGTAATATCTTCCACAAGCACCATTGCGTCGTCAAAAACACGGGAAGGCGTGGTGTCGGTGTTCTTCTCGGCTGGAGGCACGGTGGTATCGTTAGTGTCACCAACAGCTACGCAGTGCTTTTCAAGGAGGATTCCGTATGGTCTTTTGATCAGACCCACCACGAGTCAATGCTTCGTATGTTCGAGAGCGTCAGTGAGCGTGACGTTGTGGTTGGTTGGTACAGCACCTCCCCTGAACCTCACGTGAACAATTTGGACATGCACGCTGTGTTCAGAAAGTATGCTGATGATCCATTGTTCCTCACTATTGACGTCATGCGTACAGAAATGGAAATTCCCACAGTGGCTTACCTTGTAGTGGACGAGGTCAATGAGGTGGGAAGCAGCAAGAAAACCTTCTTCCGTGTCTTTACAGAAGTTGCTCCTCCTCCTGAGGAGATCGGTAGCTCAGCTAGGAGTACCCTTGTCTCTGAGATGCCTATAGCTGGAGCCTTGCAGGATACGATCGAATCTCATTACTTGTTTGTCAAAAACAAGGTTCGTATTAGCGTGGAGGGATATGATCTTTCCCTCGATCCTTTTGATCTCGACAGATCACTTGAGGAACATTTTGGATCCTGTGGAACGGTTGAGTACGTGGATGTGCCTAGACATCCTGATACCAATGCTATCAGCAATAAATGTAGTACAGTGACTCTCCGTGGAGAATTTGCAGAAGAGAAGGCACTCGCACTCAGCGGGACTGACGTGGAAGGATGGACAGTAACCGTGAAGGTTTTACCGCCAGCGATGACTGAGCTGATGTCAGGGAAGAGTCCGCGCGAATTGGCTCTTGAATACCTCGCCGCCCGCAACTGCTAAATTTATATGTTCCATGTTTTGTCTTCCTCGACATTGTGTCTTTTTACAACTATAATTAATCTCCCAAGCTATGACTTAATTATTAGGGATGTTTAATCTTTCTTCTCAAAGAAGAAAGATTGAATAATGTTTAATAATGAGATAAGTAAAAGATTAAAGCCAATTTTTATGTGAAGGGATCTGTAAAATCTCCTTTTTGTTATTAAGTagtatttaactttttaaaaataaaatactacaATGTTATGATTCTCGAGttagatttttaatttgtaCATGATAAATACAGTTGGATATAATCAAAATGAACATCGAATGTAATAAAAAGGActgagaaaaaaacaaacagaGTTTTAATGAAATAGCCGCGAGGCCAGTGGACAGGACACATCTTGAAACATTTGCATTGATCTTGTACTGCTGGTTGTTCTTAATGCAggtgtctgttggtgtttcaGACGTTAAGGGAAGAACAGAGATACTCAAGGTTCACTCAGGGAATAAGAAATTTGAGAATGGTGTTTCAAAGTAATATTAGCCATGAGAACGTCTGAATTTAGTGGAGCTGATCTTACAAACCTCTTAAAAGAAGCTGCTGAAGAAGTCATCTTTGGTGAGTCTGAGAAGACAACTGGAGCAGTTGGTGACTTGCAACAGATCACCGGTTTGGCTAAGCATGTATCTACCAAAGTCCTAGCTTCCCTTTTTGTTCAGTTACCCAGGACCAGATCTAAGATTCCAAGGtttatatacattattttaaaacttttaattaaaaaaacttaatttgaaGGCATATTCTTAATAAAAAATCTTCAAATTTTTTTGGGACCAAGGCCAATATTTCACTGCTTTATATACTTGCAGATGGTGACAGCATTTGGGATGTCTGAAATTGGACCATGGTCTGAGAAGCTTGCAAATGCATTAATTTAGCGGTCAAGACACTATCAGGACAAAGCCTATGAGATAGCTTTGGAACACATAAGGAACAACCGTGAAGCTATGGACAAGATTGTTGAAGTACTTGTAGAGAAAGAGACAATGTAATAAGAAAATCTTAGTTCAAACTCACCCGTAATGGCAGGCTTAACAAAAAGTGTCTTTCAATAGTTGGTCTCAGATTCAGCGGTAGTCACATAGACTAGTACTTACAGATGTGATCAATTAAAGGGAACCATTAAAGATGCTCTAAGATTATATACAGACCACTACAATGCAACAATCCAAACATGAATCAAACACTAGACTTTGGACCTAATGCTTTCAGACGCCATTCCCACCACCACCAGTTGCATCATTCTCCCCCTTTCTTCACCCACACCATAGTCTTTGTTGCCTTAATTACACGTGTAGACGACCAATCATGTTTCTGGTTTCTGTAATAACCTTTTCCGCTGTTCAATCTCACAGCTCCGTTGACATTTCTATCTCTTCCTCCCTCTTCTACTCGCTGCTTAAACTGAGTTTCCACACCGATCGAGTTACAAGCAGCATTCTCTCTGTTCTGAACTACTTTTTCTCCCTGAGTTTCCTCTTTCACCGGATTGTTGTTCGATCCACACTTTACAACCGCCTCCACAGGCCCACCTTGATTCTTCTTATTCACCTTCTTCTTAGaccatttcttcttcctcgaatCTCCTCCATCTTCGTTTGCAGAGACCTCAATTCCCTCTTTCTCAGCGCCTAATCCCATTTCCTCGAGCTTCACCCTTGGTTCCTCTACGGCATTCACCTGCTGCTTCACTCCTCTCTGTACAATCTCTCTTTCCTTCTGTTTCCGCTCTTTATCTTTCATCCAGCGCTCCTGGAGCTGAAGAATGGATACGTAGTTATCCGGAATCGAAGCCGCACTCTTCATCTTCCCATTACTTTTCGCCTCCTTTGGatctttcttttccttttcaaGCTCCATCACTCATTAAAGACAAACCAAACAACGGAAAGAGTCATTCAGACCGGAAAAGCAATCGGACAATAAAACGACAAACTACGTAAAGCCCAATGGGCTCTTCAACTGAACTGAGAAAACTACAATAGCCCACAAGAGAGGGACGCACTAACTTATCATTTGTTTTATACTAATACATATGGTGATCAACTTATCCAATTTAATTACatttgtaataaaaatgaataatcaTGATGTAGCTCTTTCTAGTTTCTATACATACAACAAGCAAAATTGTGTATATTTAATTCAAGATTGATAACTCTTcacaatatttaaaaattacaattttaccTAATACTGATAAATGTGTATCTAAAATTTCTGATAAATTGTGTATCTAGAATATCTGATGAATCCCCCTATATACAACTGATGAAAAAAACTTATAGgttcaaaaataaatgatattatgagaggaaattaaacaaataaataatagtatgtAGTTTAAAAAGCGGGAAACTAAAAAGTCAACCATAAGTAAAGTTTGAAAGTAGTAGTAATTTCTtaatcaacaacaaaaaaaaatcttattaaaaattcaaaaaagaagCATAAGCGATTCTGAGCCCCGACAAAAGCTTTTCATCGTCATTATCTGAATCATTATCatcagaaacaaaacaaacagtaaagccaaccaaaaaaaaaatcattcgatcctctctctctctctctctctctcccatcTCATGGCTGGTAGCTACAAAGTCGACGAAGAGTACGATTACCTCTTCAAGCTCGTCTTGATCGGCGACTCCGGCGTCGGCAAATCGAATCTTCTCTCGAGATTCACAAAGAACGAGTTCAACCTCGAATCAAAGTCTACCATCGGCGTTGAGTTCGCTACCAAGACGCTCAGAGTCGATAGCAAAGTCGTCAAAGCTCAGATCTGGGATACTGCTGGTCAAGAGAGGTATGATGATGACGTGTCAAAGCTGATTAGTAGTTAATTTCAATCATAAAGTTGGTTTTTTATGAAAAGTTATTACATCTCTTGTGGTTCTGTCTCTTTGTTAATATGtttgaattgaaaaaaataaataaataaatatgtttgaattgtttatgggttttttGGTAGATACCGAGCGATCACAAGCGCTTACTACAGAGGAGCTGTAGGTGCGTTACTCGTCTATGACGTGACAAGGCACTCTACGTTTGAGAACGCAGCGAGATGGCTAAGAGAGCTGCGAGGACACACGGACCCGAACATAGTGGTGATGCTTATAGGTAACAAGTGCGATCTGCGTCACTTGGTGGCGATTAAAACAGAGGAAGCTAAAGCCTTTGCTGAGAGAGAGTCTCTTTATTTCATGGAGACGTCGGCGTTAGATGCGACCAACGTTGAAAACGCCTTCACTGAAGTGTTGGCTCAGATTCATAAGATAGTGAGCAAAAGAAGCGTGGATGGAACCaacagagaaggagaaggaggatCTTCGTCTGGTTTACCAAAGAAAGGAGAGACGATTAACGTTAAAGAAGACGGATCGGTTCTTAAGAGAATGGGTTGTTGCTCTAACTAGAGTGTGATTGTAGAATTGGTTTGGTCTGGTTAGGGTGGCTCTtgcaataaaacaaaaagaacttTGGCCTGTAAGGGCTTTTAAAATTGAATGTACAATTTATCATTATCTTGTCTTCCCACCACTTATAAACTTGTAATAAACTAGACGAATGCAGATCTTCACCCAAGTAACGTTTCAAGAGCAAAACAACTGTTTATGGTTCCATTACGTAACCTggttttatttttctctatagATTTGGTGAAGTAGTAATCATGTGCTCATCTGAAGTCTCATATGCGCAGGTATTAACAATGAGAATTGTTTTAACAATCAGGTTCTTGTTTGGAGTTCCTAAAAGAAGAGCAATAAACTTTTAACACATTGATGGAGTTCCTATTGTGGATATTGATACTGTTATGCAGCAAAAGGATAATGTTGAATACTCTGCACCAACTATCCAGAAAAATGATCTATGTTAGTGGAAAAACTTCTCTTCAAACTAAAGATGATGGTGCCCATGAGCCTGAGAAACATACCATAGAGATTGAAGGTCTCTTATCTGAACTAGAAGCTACTCCTACCCTTCAACAGGAGAACCCGACTGCCTCGCCAAACTTTATCCCCACTTTACCCACTTTAGTAGATTCACAACCTACTCCCACAGTATGGAGTCATCTCCATCAACCGTTACCAACACTGAGGTTAGTGAAACTTTAGTCGTTGGTCCTCAAGCCACAACACATACACCCTTTGCATTTGAGAGCCCTGCTCAGTTCAAAGGGTCAAGAGATGTGGGAGTGGATGAAGATGGGACCGAGCCTTCTAGCTCGCTCAGCTTGACAAGAGGTGGGAGGGAAACAAAACCCCCTAGCAAATACCAAGACATGGAATGGAAGACGGTTCAAGGGAGAGGGAAGCGTGGCCGCCGCGGTCGTGGTTCTTATCACTAGTTATTGCCTTTCATTGCAGTGTTGGTTATTCTAGTCAACTTTGGTTGTTTCATTGGTTGAGATTCAATCTTTTCATGCAAACTTTATCAAACTATAAGACTCATGTCTTATCTTGTAACATTTATCGttttttaatatgaaagccctttttcaaaaaaaaaaaaccattagaTTTATTCtgtaaaaattttttttttttgctttcacCATTTATGAAGTGTTAATGATTGGTTTTTCATCACACTGCTTTGTTCACAAAAAGAATTATAATTTACAAAGTCATTTTTCATAATACTTATGTTGCAAAGTACAAACCCTTTTTCTGTTTTGTTACATGCTCATTCGTTTTAGTTGTTACAGAGGTTTTATCTTTGATTCAATACACGAACTCCCAAGCTCTACTGACAAACATACAGATTAAACACTGAGTCTGGAAGTTAAAGTGGTTTCAACTCGGTAACTTTTTGGTAGGAAAGTGTCGGAATTGAGTTTATGAACAAGTTTTTAGCGTATGAGCATGAGATGAAACGCAGCTCTAGTGAACAAGTTTTTGACtggacaaatttttttttttttgaaagaatttgACTGGACAAATTAACATTCACTTTTGGATACAAAGTCGTTCAAATAAAGTATGAAAGTTTGATTCTTTCATATACATAACAAAAATGTAATCTCTAAAGCCATTCTATGTGATTTGTTACGTCTACCTGAAAAGGAAGTGTTTTTTCTGCATTCAAGTCACATGTTGCATTGTAATGGTTCTGTTCAGTTCAATCTCGGCATAATCTAAACACTTTCAGCAACATCATATAAGAGAAAACTCCACTAAAATTAACCCAAAAACTTGTAACCAACCAAAACATTCAAGAGCTCACCACATCTCAAACCGATTCATAAACAGGCAAAGCCAAGCTCTCAAGCAACTTCAAATGAAACAACTTAACA is part of the Brassica rapa cultivar Chiifu-401-42 chromosome A09, CAAS_Brap_v3.01, whole genome shotgun sequence genome and harbors:
- the LOC103843553 gene encoding LOW QUALITY PROTEIN: probable CCR4-associated factor 1 homolog 1 (The sequence of the model RefSeq protein was modified relative to this genomic sequence to represent the inferred CDS: inserted 2 bases in 1 codon) yields the protein MNVNHHHRLGPVPWTRTVWAENVDQELACLKECLKLYPKIAFDTEYPGIMHRTYLHSSDDDCYKTMKVNVESSKLIQCGFTLFNAKGEIGGVWEINFSNFGDPSDTRNENSIDFLKKHGVDLNKIRSEGVDMFKYNFFPKFLSALYSQKHVDHVEFVAFQGAYDFAYVLSILNYGKLPETRGEFASEVVRVFGEVYDLKVMAGYCDGLGEHLGLSKLAQLLNIPRVGRAHHAGSDSLMTALVFIKLRHVFEDSKFAKGMLYGIGKRMMVTATTTTTTMPSSVSMPMMCQQNLVSYPSSDMIFHNGYMPSYDHNNQVLFWNHLAVPWMSYDNGMYVDQLNHVPSSTFAYPYQTPYAADYLGQLPDXYYNNYC
- the LOC103843554 gene encoding uncharacterized protein LOC103843554; the encoded protein is MELEKEKKDPKEAKSNGKMKSAASIPDNYVSILQLQERWMKDKERKQKEREIVQRGVKQQVNAVEEPRVKLEEMGLGAEKEGIEVSANEDGGDSRKKKWSKKKVNKKNQGGPVEAVVKCGSNNNPVKEETQGEKVVQNRENAACNSIGVETQFKQRVEEGGRDRNVNGAVRLNSGKGYYRNQKHDWSSTRVIKATKTMVWVKKGGE
- the LOC103843556 gene encoding ras-related protein RABA1a, with the translated sequence MAGSYKVDEEYDYLFKLVLIGDSGVGKSNLLSRFTKNEFNLESKSTIGVEFATKTLRVDSKVVKAQIWDTAGQERYRAITSAYYRGAVGALLVYDVTRHSTFENAARWLRELRGHTDPNIVVMLIGNKCDLRHLVAIKTEEAKAFAERESLYFMETSALDATNVENAFTEVLAQIHKIVSKRSVDGTNREGEGGSSSGLPKKGETINVKEDGSVLKRMGCCSN